In Streptomyces sp. DG2A-72, one genomic interval encodes:
- a CDS encoding alpha/beta fold hydrolase, producing MSLGRRLVIAVSTAACLGAQALPAAAATDSDTEVVSRGVTIPAFYNPPASLPAANGALIRSEPLHLALSLPGLNGPLPGEATRLMYKSTDSNGRPVAVTGAYIEPSAAWKGSGPRPLVAVAPGTMGQGDQCAASMGLEHPLRLNGQTLSVGYENLAVYRLLAKGVAVVVTDYAGLGATDRLHTYVNRVDEAHAVLDAVRAARALAGASVTSGSKVGLYGYSQGGGASAAAAELQPSYAPELTLAGTYAGAPPADLNAVTEAIDGSDLAGALGWSLNGFLQSDPELRPIADAHLNDRGKAALKDLSTMCVGDALFGYAFAKSTNWTKDGRSISEIIRSEPKVQAFLDEQRIGTHLPKSPVRLATGTADNLVPHGQARDLAATWCKKGADVTYKAVVLPSLGDALLNHFAPLLTDQGSAISWLTDRLAGEPAKSNCWSMPVQP from the coding sequence ATGTCTCTCGGAAGACGCCTGGTGATAGCGGTGTCCACCGCCGCCTGCCTCGGCGCCCAGGCCCTGCCGGCCGCCGCGGCGACGGACTCGGACACCGAGGTGGTGTCCCGTGGTGTCACGATCCCCGCGTTCTACAACCCGCCGGCCTCACTCCCGGCGGCCAATGGCGCGTTGATCCGCAGTGAGCCGCTGCACCTCGCCCTGAGCCTGCCCGGCCTGAACGGACCGTTGCCGGGCGAGGCGACCCGTCTGATGTACAAGTCCACCGATTCCAACGGCAGACCGGTGGCCGTCACCGGCGCCTACATCGAACCCTCCGCCGCCTGGAAGGGCTCCGGGCCACGCCCGCTGGTCGCGGTGGCACCCGGCACCATGGGGCAGGGCGACCAGTGCGCGGCCTCCATGGGCCTGGAGCACCCGCTGCGTCTCAATGGCCAGACCCTGTCCGTCGGTTACGAGAATCTGGCGGTCTATCGGCTGCTGGCCAAGGGTGTCGCGGTCGTCGTCACCGACTACGCCGGCCTCGGCGCGACGGACCGGCTGCACACGTACGTCAACCGTGTCGACGAGGCGCACGCGGTGCTGGACGCCGTCCGCGCGGCCCGTGCCCTCGCCGGAGCGTCGGTCACCTCCGGGTCGAAGGTGGGTCTGTACGGCTACAGCCAGGGCGGCGGGGCCTCGGCCGCGGCAGCCGAGCTGCAGCCCTCGTACGCCCCGGAGCTGACGCTCGCGGGCACCTACGCGGGCGCTCCGCCGGCCGACCTGAACGCGGTCACCGAGGCCATCGACGGCAGCGACCTGGCCGGGGCCCTGGGCTGGTCGCTCAACGGGTTCCTGCAGTCCGACCCGGAGCTGCGGCCGATCGCCGACGCCCACCTCAATGACAGGGGCAAGGCCGCGCTGAAGGACCTGTCGACGATGTGCGTCGGCGACGCGCTCTTCGGCTACGCCTTCGCCAAGAGCACGAACTGGACCAAGGACGGCCGGTCCATCAGCGAGATCATCCGCTCCGAGCCCAAGGTCCAGGCGTTCCTCGACGAACAGCGCATCGGCACGCATCTGCCGAAGAGCCCGGTCCGTCTCGCCACCGGCACCGCGGACAACCTCGTACCGCACGGGCAGGCCCGCGATCTCGCTGCCACGTGGTGCAAGAAAGGAGCCGATGTCACCTACAAGGCGGTGGTCCTGCCCAGTCTCGGCGACGCGCTGCTCAACCACTTCGCCCCCCTGCTCACCGATCAGGGTTCGGCGATCTCGTGGCTGACGGACCGCCTGGCGGGCGAGCCGGCGAAGTCCAACTGCTGGAGCATGCCCGTCCAGCCGTGA
- a CDS encoding Gfo/Idh/MocA family oxidoreductase, whose translation MRIGILGLGRIGAFHAETLSGLDAVDSLVVTDPFAEAAKAAAERFGAEVVDSPEALLAAGVDGIVVAAATDAHPALILAGVEAGIPVFCEKPVAKTMSEGVGVLKAVQGSDVPIQIGYNRRFDAGFVAARAAVQSGELGKLHTVRSTTLDPAPPPAAYIAASGGIFRDCSVHDFDIIRWVTGREVTEVYAVGGNRGADYIKEAGDADTTGAILTLDDGTIAVVSNSRHNARGYDVRMEIHGFTDSIAVGLEDKLPLRSVEPGVTFPSGTPHDFFMDRFAAAYRAELTAFTEVVAGTRPSPCTIEDALEAGWIADACTLSLHEHRPVTIQEVRAV comes from the coding sequence ATGCGTATCGGCATCCTCGGCCTCGGCCGCATCGGCGCCTTCCACGCCGAGACTCTGTCCGGACTCGACGCGGTCGACTCCCTCGTCGTCACCGACCCGTTCGCGGAGGCCGCCAAGGCCGCCGCGGAGCGGTTCGGGGCCGAGGTCGTGGACTCGCCCGAGGCCCTGCTGGCGGCCGGTGTGGACGGCATCGTCGTCGCGGCGGCGACGGACGCCCACCCCGCGCTGATCCTGGCCGGGGTCGAGGCCGGTATCCCCGTGTTCTGCGAGAAGCCCGTCGCCAAGACGATGAGCGAGGGCGTCGGGGTACTGAAGGCTGTCCAGGGCAGCGACGTGCCGATCCAGATCGGCTACAACCGCCGCTTCGACGCCGGGTTCGTCGCCGCGCGGGCCGCCGTGCAAAGCGGCGAGCTGGGCAAGCTGCACACCGTCCGGTCGACCACGCTCGACCCGGCGCCGCCGCCGGCCGCGTACATCGCCGCCTCCGGTGGCATCTTCCGGGACTGCTCGGTGCACGACTTCGACATCATCCGCTGGGTGACCGGCCGCGAGGTGACGGAGGTGTACGCCGTCGGCGGCAACCGGGGTGCCGACTACATCAAGGAGGCGGGCGACGCCGACACCACCGGCGCGATCCTGACCCTGGACGACGGCACGATCGCCGTGGTCTCCAACTCCCGTCACAACGCCCGGGGTTACGACGTCCGCATGGAGATCCACGGCTTCACGGACTCCATCGCCGTCGGCCTGGAGGACAAGCTGCCGCTGCGCTCGGTGGAGCCCGGCGTGACCTTCCCGTCCGGCACCCCGCACGACTTCTTCATGGACCGCTTCGCCGCGGCCTACCGGGCCGAACTCACCGCGTTCACCGAGGTCGTGGCCGGTACCCGGCCCTCGCCGTGCACGATCGAGGACGCGCTGGAAGCGGGCTGGATCGCGGACGCGTGCACGCTGTCGCTGCACGAGCACCGGCCGGTGACGATTCAGGAAGTGCGCGCGGTCTGA
- a CDS encoding SDR family oxidoreductase, which translates to MGLLDDKVVLVGGGSQGVGAAIARAAVREGAVVAVTGRRPALGEELVSELTAGDGKAMFIRADLADAGQAKTVVGDVVAAYGRIDCLVNSAGLTSRGTLLDTTPELFDQHIAINLRAPFFTMQAAVEDMVARKAPGTIVNIITSSAHGGQPFLAPYVAAKAGLIGLTRNAAHAHRWDRIRINGLNIGWTATEGEDATQRTFHGAGDDWREEAAAKLPMGKLGQPDEIADFVVFLLSDRSGVVTGSVIDWDQNVLGGLD; encoded by the coding sequence ATGGGACTTCTCGACGACAAGGTCGTCCTCGTGGGCGGCGGCAGCCAGGGTGTCGGTGCCGCCATCGCGCGGGCCGCGGTCCGCGAGGGAGCGGTGGTGGCCGTCACCGGCCGGCGTCCGGCCCTCGGTGAGGAGCTGGTGTCCGAGCTGACGGCCGGCGACGGGAAGGCCATGTTCATCCGGGCCGACCTGGCGGACGCCGGGCAGGCGAAGACCGTCGTCGGTGACGTCGTCGCCGCGTACGGCCGGATCGACTGCCTGGTCAACTCGGCGGGACTGACCTCACGGGGCACGCTGCTGGACACCACGCCCGAGCTGTTCGACCAGCACATCGCGATCAACCTCAGGGCGCCCTTCTTCACCATGCAGGCCGCCGTCGAGGACATGGTGGCGCGCAAGGCGCCCGGCACGATCGTCAACATCATCACGTCCTCGGCCCACGGCGGACAGCCGTTCCTCGCGCCGTACGTCGCCGCCAAGGCCGGGCTCATCGGCCTGACCCGCAACGCGGCGCACGCCCACCGCTGGGACCGGATCCGGATCAACGGCCTGAACATCGGCTGGACCGCGACCGAGGGCGAGGACGCGACCCAGAGGACCTTCCACGGCGCCGGCGACGACTGGCGTGAGGAGGCTGCCGCGAAGCTGCCGATGGGAAAGCTGGGCCAGCCGGACGAGATCGCGGACTTCGTGGTCTTCCTGCTGTCGGACCGGTCGGGCGTGGTCACCGGTTCGGTGATCGACTGGGACCAGAACGTACTCGGCGGACTCGACTAA
- a CDS encoding phytanoyl-CoA dioxygenase family protein codes for MSSTSWPAEQDCDLDAFRALVERTTEAADYRHAAAVERNVLVYDSDRLRDASRRDVQAELVRALTDGPGIVVCRRAFPDLDAVDRLTTVFDALIAEQRASGASAGDHFAKPGANDRVWNALEKAALYDPEAFADYYANDILALVSQAWLGPGYQVTSQVNVVNPGGAAQTAHRDYHLGFLSNETAAAYPAHVHRLSPVLTLQGAVAHCDMPVESGPTMYLPYSQSYEPGYLAWRLPEFQDCFADRHVQLPLAKGDAVFFNPALFHAAGTNRSADIRRMANLLQVSSAFGRAMETVDREAIANALFPVLLKRRSEGERWLDNVIAASAEGYPFPTNLDSDPPVDGLAPPSQADVVRRAVREAWTSEALRDELRAGAERRES; via the coding sequence ATGTCCTCCACCTCCTGGCCGGCCGAGCAGGACTGCGACCTCGACGCCTTCCGCGCGCTGGTCGAGCGGACGACCGAGGCCGCCGACTACCGGCACGCCGCGGCCGTGGAGCGGAACGTCCTGGTGTACGACAGCGACCGGCTGCGCGACGCGAGCCGCCGGGACGTCCAGGCCGAGCTGGTCCGAGCGCTGACCGACGGACCCGGCATCGTCGTCTGCCGGCGGGCCTTCCCGGACCTGGACGCCGTCGACCGGCTGACCACCGTCTTCGACGCCCTGATCGCCGAGCAGCGCGCCTCGGGCGCGAGCGCCGGTGACCACTTCGCGAAGCCCGGTGCCAACGACCGGGTGTGGAACGCGCTGGAGAAGGCGGCCCTGTACGACCCCGAGGCGTTCGCCGACTACTACGCCAACGACATCCTGGCCCTCGTCTCGCAGGCCTGGCTCGGCCCCGGCTACCAGGTCACCTCACAGGTCAACGTGGTCAACCCGGGCGGCGCGGCCCAGACCGCACACCGGGACTACCACCTCGGGTTCCTCTCCAACGAGACGGCCGCCGCCTACCCGGCGCACGTCCACCGCCTCTCCCCCGTGCTCACACTTCAGGGCGCGGTCGCGCACTGCGACATGCCGGTGGAGTCCGGCCCGACGATGTACCTGCCGTACTCGCAGTCGTACGAGCCCGGCTATCTGGCGTGGCGACTGCCGGAGTTCCAGGACTGTTTCGCGGACCGGCACGTCCAGCTCCCGCTCGCCAAGGGCGACGCCGTCTTCTTCAACCCGGCCCTGTTCCACGCCGCCGGCACCAACCGCTCCGCGGACATCCGGCGGATGGCCAATCTCCTCCAGGTGTCCTCCGCGTTCGGTCGGGCGATGGAGACGGTGGACCGGGAGGCGATCGCGAACGCCCTCTTCCCCGTGCTGCTCAAGCGCAGGTCCGAAGGCGAGCGCTGGCTGGACAACGTCATCGCGGCGAGCGCCGAGGGCTACCCCTTCCCCACCAACCTCGACAGCGATCCGCCGGTCGACGGACTGGCCCCGCCCTCGCAGGCCGACGTCGTACGGCGGGCCGTGCGTGAGGCATGGACATCCGAGGCTCTGCGTGACGAGCTGCGGGCCGGCGCCGAGCGGCGCGAGAGCTGA
- a CDS encoding LacI family DNA-binding transcriptional regulator: protein MGHPFPIREIARQAGLSEATVDRVLNGRGGVRESTEREVRQAIADLDRQRTQVRLVGRTFMIDIVMQTPERFSTAVRAALEAELPSLHPAVVRSRFHFRETGPVRELTATLDRIARRGSQGVILKAPDVPEVTAAVTRLAEAGIPVVTLVTDLPATPRLAYVGIDNRAAGATAAYLMGQWLGDRPGNVLTSLSSGFFRNEEEREMGFRSAMRARHPDRTLVEIAEGQGLDATQYDLVRAALKRDPDIRAVYSIGGGNIATLRAFEDLGRECVVFVAHDLDHDNTRLLREHRLSAVLHHDLRQDMREACHLVMRAHGALPPAGPALPSAIQVVTPYNMPTA from the coding sequence ATGGGCCACCCCTTCCCGATCCGGGAGATCGCACGTCAGGCAGGGCTGAGCGAGGCCACCGTCGACCGCGTGCTCAACGGGCGGGGAGGCGTGCGGGAGAGCACCGAGCGCGAGGTCCGGCAGGCCATCGCCGATCTGGACCGGCAGCGCACCCAGGTCCGGCTGGTCGGCCGCACCTTCATGATCGACATCGTCATGCAGACGCCGGAACGGTTCTCCACCGCCGTACGCGCCGCGCTCGAGGCCGAGCTGCCGTCCCTGCACCCGGCCGTCGTACGCTCCCGGTTCCACTTCAGGGAGACCGGCCCGGTGCGGGAGCTGACCGCGACGCTGGACCGGATCGCCCGGCGCGGCTCGCAGGGCGTGATCCTCAAGGCGCCCGACGTCCCCGAGGTCACGGCCGCCGTCACCAGGCTCGCGGAGGCGGGCATTCCGGTGGTGACCCTGGTGACGGACCTGCCCGCGACGCCCCGCCTCGCCTACGTCGGCATAGACAACCGGGCCGCCGGGGCGACCGCCGCGTACCTCATGGGCCAGTGGCTCGGAGACCGCCCCGGCAATGTGCTCACCAGCCTCAGCAGCGGGTTCTTCCGCAACGAGGAGGAGCGCGAGATGGGCTTCCGCAGTGCCATGCGCGCCCGGCATCCGGACCGCACGCTGGTCGAGATCGCCGAGGGACAGGGCCTCGACGCCACGCAGTACGATCTCGTCCGCGCCGCTCTGAAACGCGACCCGGACATTCGCGCGGTCTACTCGATCGGCGGCGGCAACATCGCCACCCTGCGCGCCTTCGAGGACCTGGGCCGGGAGTGCGTGGTGTTCGTCGCGCACGACCTCGACCACGACAACACCCGGCTGCTGCGCGAGCACCGGCTGTCCGCCGTCCTCCACCACGACCTGCGCCAGGACATGCGCGAGGCCTGCCACCTGGTCATGCGGGCCCATGGAGCCCTGCCGCCCGCGGGACCGGCCCTGCCGTCCGCGATCCAGGTCGTGACGCCGTACAACATGCCTACGGCGTGA
- a CDS encoding Gfo/Idh/MocA family protein codes for MVDTLGVAVVGFGWMGRVHTQAYARVPHHYPQLPLRPELVTVAEEVPGRAEEAAAQFGFASATRDWREVAADPRVQAVSITAPNFLHREIGVAMAEAGKHIWIEKPVGLTADDARSVADAVAKAGVQSAVGFNYRNAPAVATARELIAAGDIGTVTHVRIRLFSDYAAHPEGALTWRYERERGGSGVLGDLASHGADLARFLLGDIASLTADTAIFVPERARPLGATAGHTRATGGALGPVENEDYVSCLLRFASGARGVLEASRVAVGEQNNYGFEVHGTEGAVFWDFRRMNELGVSRGTTYQDQPVSTVYVGPGDGEYAAFQPGAANSMGYDDLKVIEAHRFLRSIAEGTPYGATLADAVHSAAVLDAMARSAESGAWVTP; via the coding sequence ATGGTGGATACGCTCGGTGTCGCCGTCGTCGGATTCGGCTGGATGGGCCGGGTGCACACCCAGGCGTACGCCCGAGTCCCGCACCACTACCCCCAACTGCCCCTCCGGCCCGAACTCGTGACCGTCGCCGAGGAGGTGCCCGGCCGGGCCGAGGAGGCCGCCGCCCAGTTCGGCTTCGCCTCGGCCACCCGCGACTGGCGCGAGGTGGCCGCCGATCCCCGCGTCCAGGCGGTCAGCATCACCGCCCCGAACTTCCTGCACCGCGAGATCGGCGTCGCGATGGCGGAGGCCGGCAAGCACATCTGGATCGAGAAGCCGGTCGGCCTGACCGCCGACGACGCCCGGTCGGTCGCCGACGCCGTGGCCAAGGCCGGCGTGCAGAGCGCGGTCGGCTTCAACTACCGCAACGCGCCCGCCGTCGCGACCGCCCGCGAGCTGATCGCCGCCGGCGACATCGGCACGGTCACCCATGTCCGCATCCGGCTCTTCAGCGACTACGCGGCGCATCCCGAGGGCGCGCTGACCTGGCGGTACGAGCGGGAACGCGGCGGCAGCGGAGTGCTGGGCGACCTCGCCTCGCACGGCGCCGACCTGGCCCGCTTCCTGCTGGGCGACATCGCGTCCCTCACCGCCGACACGGCGATCTTCGTCCCCGAGCGGGCCCGTCCCCTCGGCGCCACCGCCGGTCACACCCGCGCCACGGGCGGCGCACTCGGCCCGGTCGAGAACGAGGACTACGTGAGCTGCCTGCTGCGCTTCGCCTCAGGCGCCCGCGGTGTCCTGGAGGCCAGCCGGGTCGCGGTCGGCGAGCAGAACAACTACGGCTTCGAGGTGCACGGCACCGAGGGAGCCGTCTTCTGGGACTTCCGCCGTATGAACGAACTGGGCGTCAGCCGCGGCACGACGTACCAGGACCAGCCCGTCAGCACGGTCTACGTCGGGCCGGGCGACGGCGAGTACGCCGCCTTCCAGCCGGGCGCGGCCAACAGCATGGGCTACGACGACCTCAAGGTCATCGAGGCCCACCGCTTCCTGCGCTCGATCGCGGAGGGCACACCGTACGGGGCGACGCTCGCGGACGCCGTGCACAGTGCGGCCGTACTCGACGCGATGGCGCGATCGGCCGAGAGCGGTGCCTGGGTCACGCCGTAG
- a CDS encoding LacI family DNA-binding transcriptional regulator has product MRAPTIRDVAERAGVSKSLVSLVLRGSAQVRPEKRDAVLRAVRELGYRPNAAARSLSEQRSRTVGVLLNDLRNPWFVDLLDGLNSLLHDNGLHMLLADARLNRRIGQDLARPFLDLQVDGLVVVGTLPDPAALGAVAERIPVVVAGAREAVPAGVDVVAGDDEKGARLVTGHLIGLGHRRIAHIAGFGAVGELRRRSFEETMRAHGLVDGAVVEPSDMTEEGGYRTTVRLLSRPDRPTAVFAVNDIASAGALSAADELGLRVPRDVSVVGYDNTSISRLRHVWLTTVDSAGHEVGRRAARRLLDRFEGRGGQGDVHLAVPTLEIRGTTGPPHRLTA; this is encoded by the coding sequence ATGAGAGCGCCGACCATCCGAGACGTGGCCGAACGCGCCGGTGTCTCCAAGTCGCTGGTCTCCCTGGTGCTGCGCGGCTCCGCGCAGGTACGGCCGGAGAAGCGGGACGCCGTGCTGCGGGCGGTGCGCGAGCTCGGCTACCGCCCCAACGCCGCCGCGCGCAGCCTCAGCGAGCAGCGCTCCCGCACGGTCGGCGTCCTCCTCAACGACCTGCGCAACCCGTGGTTCGTAGACCTGCTGGACGGCCTCAACTCCCTGCTGCACGACAACGGCCTGCACATGCTGCTGGCCGACGCCCGCCTCAACCGCCGCATAGGCCAGGACCTCGCCCGTCCCTTCCTGGACCTCCAGGTCGACGGCCTGGTCGTGGTCGGCACGCTGCCCGACCCGGCGGCACTCGGGGCGGTCGCCGAGCGGATCCCGGTCGTCGTCGCGGGCGCGCGCGAGGCGGTGCCGGCCGGCGTCGACGTGGTCGCGGGCGACGACGAGAAGGGCGCGCGGCTGGTCACCGGGCACCTCATCGGGCTCGGCCACCGGCGGATCGCGCACATCGCGGGCTTCGGCGCGGTCGGCGAACTGCGGCGGCGCAGCTTCGAGGAGACGATGCGGGCGCACGGTCTCGTGGACGGTGCCGTGGTCGAGCCCAGCGACATGACCGAGGAGGGCGGCTACCGGACCACCGTCCGGCTGCTGAGCCGCCCCGACCGGCCCACCGCCGTCTTCGCCGTCAACGACATCGCGTCCGCCGGTGCCCTGTCGGCCGCCGACGAGCTGGGCCTGCGGGTCCCGCGCGATGTGTCCGTCGTCGGCTACGACAACACCAGCATCTCCCGGCTGCGCCACGTCTGGCTCACCACGGTGGACAGCGCCGGGCATGAGGTCGGCCGCCGGGCGGCCCGACGCCTGCTCGACCGGTTCGAGGGACGCGGGGGGCAGGGGGACGTCCACCTCGCCGTGCCGACGCTGGAGATCCGGGGGACGACGGGACCGCCGCACAGGTTGACGGCGTAG
- a CDS encoding class I SAM-dependent methyltransferase, whose product MENERRFDVWAAGPAYDRFMGRWSRRVAEEFVAGLDCADALRWLDVGCGTGALSAVATARHRPRLLVACNRSEEFVRSARATVPGPVHFVVADAMSLPVRGAAYDVVVSGLTLNFLPSPAGALAEMVRALRPGGLAAAYVWDYGEGMQFLRRFWDTAVALDPAAAMLDEGRRFPVCRPEPLRTLWTGAGLVEVSVAPVEVPTVFADFTDLWQPFLAGQGPAPGYVAAVTPADRDRLRDGFRAAVPNSADGSIRLTGRAWAVYGRKTEGRDCPT is encoded by the coding sequence ATGGAGAACGAACGGCGGTTCGACGTGTGGGCGGCGGGGCCCGCCTATGACCGGTTCATGGGCCGCTGGAGCCGACGGGTGGCGGAGGAGTTCGTCGCGGGGCTCGACTGCGCGGACGCTCTGCGCTGGCTCGACGTGGGCTGCGGTACGGGCGCGCTGTCGGCGGTCGCGACCGCCCGGCACCGCCCTCGCCTGCTGGTGGCGTGCAACCGGTCGGAGGAGTTCGTGCGCTCGGCCCGCGCGACGGTTCCGGGTCCGGTGCACTTCGTCGTGGCGGACGCGATGTCGCTTCCGGTGCGCGGTGCGGCGTACGACGTGGTGGTCAGCGGTCTCACGCTGAACTTCCTTCCGTCGCCCGCGGGGGCGCTCGCCGAGATGGTGCGGGCGCTGCGGCCCGGCGGTCTGGCCGCGGCCTACGTGTGGGACTACGGCGAAGGCATGCAGTTCCTGCGCCGGTTCTGGGACACGGCCGTCGCGCTGGACCCGGCAGCGGCGATGCTCGACGAGGGCCGCCGATTCCCCGTCTGCCGGCCCGAACCGCTCCGCACGCTGTGGACGGGCGCGGGCCTCGTGGAGGTATCCGTCGCGCCCGTCGAAGTGCCAACTGTCTTCGCCGACTTCACCGACCTGTGGCAGCCGTTCCTCGCCGGCCAGGGCCCTGCCCCGGGCTATGTGGCCGCCGTCACCCCGGCCGACCGTGACCGCCTGCGGGACGGTTTCCGGGCCGCCGTCCCCAACTCGGCGGACGGCTCCATCCGGCTCACTGGCCGCGCGTGGGCGGTGTACGGCCGTAAGACCGAAGGACGGGACTGCCCTACTTGA